Proteins co-encoded in one Arthrobacter globiformis genomic window:
- a CDS encoding SDR family oxidoreductase translates to MEFSPDFSPRTAIVTGSDSGIGRATAVALAQAGLDVGITWHSDKEGAERTAEEVRAAGRNSVVRQLDTTDLLTCAGVIDALAEELGGVDVFVNNSGTGDGTKFLELNYETWAKTLDTNLNGAFLCIQSAARRMVDAGRGGRIIAVTSVHETQPRVGSSAYDASKHGLGGLIKTIALELATYGITANSVAPGEIATPMTGQTDEDPRTKDRPGVPLGRPGDAREVAAVIAFLASPASSYVTGASWAVDGGMLQMGPQAGSHITGHEWREG, encoded by the coding sequence ATGGAATTCTCGCCCGATTTCTCGCCCCGCACCGCCATCGTCACCGGCAGCGATTCCGGGATCGGCCGCGCCACTGCGGTGGCCCTTGCCCAGGCCGGGCTGGACGTCGGCATCACCTGGCACTCGGACAAGGAAGGCGCCGAACGGACGGCGGAGGAGGTCCGGGCAGCGGGCCGGAACTCGGTGGTCCGGCAGCTCGATACCACCGACCTCCTGACCTGCGCCGGAGTCATCGACGCCCTCGCGGAGGAGTTGGGCGGCGTGGACGTGTTCGTCAACAACTCCGGCACCGGCGACGGCACCAAGTTCCTCGAGCTGAACTATGAAACCTGGGCGAAAACCCTGGACACCAACCTCAACGGAGCCTTCCTGTGCATCCAATCGGCCGCCCGCCGCATGGTCGACGCCGGGCGCGGCGGACGCATCATCGCCGTCACCAGCGTCCACGAAACTCAGCCGCGGGTCGGTTCGTCTGCCTACGATGCCTCGAAGCACGGGCTGGGCGGACTCATCAAGACCATCGCGCTGGAGCTGGCGACCTACGGCATCACGGCCAACTCCGTGGCACCGGGCGAAATCGCGACGCCGATGACGGGCCAGACCGACGAGGACCCTCGGACCAAGGACCGGCCCGGCGTTCCCCTCGGCCGGCCCGGCGATGCCCGGGAGGTGGCAGCCGTCATCGCGTTCCTCGCCTCTCCGGCGTCCAGCTATGTCACCGGAGCGTCATGGGCGGTCGACGGCGGCATGCTGCAGATGGGGCCCCAGGCCGGCTCCCACATCACCGGCCACGAGTGGCGCGAGGGCTGA
- a CDS encoding DUF72 domain-containing protein, with protein MMIHIGTSGWSYDHWENVLYPPGLPTRDRLQHYVARFSTVELNASFYRWPRDTTFAGWRTRLPAGFALSVKAPRGLTHGKKLYGPEVWIERIARCWHELGDKRAVLLVQLPPGMARDDARLDYFLGAMPGWIRVAVEFRHPTWEQPEVYRLLERHRAAYTVMSGANLPCNLQATAPFVYVRLHGPDHQHLYGGSYSDEELGWWADRIREWRSSGREVFAYFNNDGAGNAVRNAATLRGMLGDGGE; from the coding sequence GTGATGATCCACATAGGCACGTCCGGCTGGAGCTACGACCACTGGGAAAATGTGCTGTACCCGCCCGGGCTTCCCACCCGGGACAGGCTGCAGCACTACGTGGCAAGGTTCAGCACAGTGGAGCTGAACGCCAGCTTCTACCGCTGGCCGCGGGACACCACGTTCGCCGGCTGGCGGACCAGGCTGCCTGCCGGTTTCGCCCTGTCCGTCAAAGCCCCGCGCGGCCTCACCCACGGCAAGAAGCTGTATGGTCCCGAAGTCTGGATCGAACGGATCGCGCGCTGCTGGCATGAGCTTGGCGACAAGCGCGCTGTGCTCCTGGTCCAGCTGCCTCCCGGCATGGCACGGGATGATGCCCGCCTGGACTATTTCCTCGGCGCCATGCCCGGGTGGATCCGGGTAGCCGTGGAGTTCCGGCATCCGACCTGGGAGCAGCCGGAGGTTTACAGGCTGCTGGAACGGCACCGGGCCGCGTACACCGTCATGAGCGGCGCCAATCTGCCCTGCAACCTGCAGGCCACCGCACCGTTCGTCTACGTCAGGCTGCACGGGCCCGACCATCAGCACCTGTACGGCGGCTCCTACTCGGATGAGGAACTGGGCTGGTGGGCGGACAGGATCCGGGAGTGGCGAAGTTCCGGAAGGGAAGTCTTCGCGTATTTCAACAACGACGGCGCCGGCAACGCCGTGCGTAATGCGGCCACCCTGCGGGGCATGCTGGGAGACGGCGGCGAGTAA
- a CDS encoding GAF and ANTAR domain-containing protein: MDSRLNEADVVGRVQDLLLDTQDVQDFLDELVRYSAERLSGPRGRIYCGITLLRHRSAATVASSSERAQAVDELQYQFGDGPCLRSCREGVLVHVPDFALDTEFPDYNDTVLKSGIRSVLAVPFDLPGADARAGLNLYSEKPDVFDTAAVESAISYVRQASKGLRLAVLLAQRNDNAANLRRAMESRTIIDTAVGIIIAQNRCSQEDAINLIKSASSTRNLKLRDVAAAIVESAAGGPVTTHFE; this comes from the coding sequence GTGGACAGTCGCCTGAACGAAGCTGACGTGGTGGGCCGCGTCCAGGATCTGTTGCTGGACACCCAGGATGTCCAGGATTTCCTTGACGAGCTGGTGCGATACTCGGCCGAGAGATTGTCCGGTCCGCGCGGCCGGATTTATTGCGGCATCACCCTTTTGCGGCACCGTTCGGCCGCCACCGTGGCCAGCAGCAGCGAGCGCGCCCAGGCAGTGGACGAACTCCAGTACCAGTTTGGCGACGGCCCCTGCCTCCGCTCCTGCAGGGAAGGCGTCCTGGTCCACGTTCCGGACTTCGCGCTCGACACCGAATTCCCGGATTACAACGACACAGTGCTGAAAAGCGGGATCCGTTCGGTTCTGGCGGTGCCGTTCGATCTGCCCGGCGCTGACGCGCGGGCAGGGCTCAACCTGTACTCCGAGAAACCGGATGTCTTTGACACCGCCGCCGTGGAGAGCGCAATCAGCTATGTCCGCCAGGCCTCCAAGGGTCTCCGGCTCGCGGTCCTGCTCGCCCAACGGAACGATAACGCCGCCAACCTGAGGCGGGCAATGGAGTCCCGGACCATCATTGACACGGCAGTCGGGATCATCATTGCTCAGAACCGCTGCAGCCAGGAGGACGCCATCAATCTCATCAAGTCTGCGTCCAGCACGCGCAACCTGAAATTGCGCGACGTCGCTGCGGCCATCGTGGAGTCTGCCGCCGGCGGCCCCGTGACAACCCACTTCGAGTGA
- a CDS encoding bifunctional allantoicase/(S)-ureidoglycine aminohydrolase produces MGKYYYPQGGLPPQTHLTTERAIVTEAYTVIPKGVMTDIVTSNLPGFAKTRSWIIARPISGFATTFSQLIVEIGPGGGAPKAEFEAGVEGVVFVTKGKVNLTLDGELHHLEEGGYAYLAAGSTWGLENVSDDIVSFHWIRKAYERLEGYEAKSFVTSDAEVEAGAMPDTDGVWKTTRFADPNDLAHDMHVNIVTFQPGGVIPFPETHVMEHGLYVLEGKAMYLLNNDWVEVEAGDFMWLRAFCPQACYAGGPGQFRYLLYKDVNRQIRLT; encoded by the coding sequence ATGGGCAAGTACTACTACCCCCAGGGCGGCCTGCCGCCGCAGACCCACCTCACCACGGAACGGGCCATCGTCACGGAGGCCTACACCGTGATCCCCAAGGGCGTCATGACCGACATCGTGACCAGCAACCTGCCTGGTTTCGCCAAGACGCGCTCCTGGATCATTGCCCGTCCGATCTCCGGCTTCGCCACCACGTTCTCGCAGCTGATCGTTGAGATCGGCCCGGGAGGCGGGGCGCCCAAGGCCGAATTCGAGGCGGGCGTTGAAGGCGTCGTCTTCGTCACCAAGGGCAAGGTCAACCTGACCCTCGACGGCGAACTGCACCACCTTGAGGAGGGCGGCTACGCCTACCTGGCTGCCGGTTCCACCTGGGGACTGGAAAACGTCTCGGACGACATCGTTTCCTTCCACTGGATCCGCAAGGCTTACGAGCGGCTCGAGGGTTACGAGGCCAAGTCCTTCGTCACCAGTGACGCGGAAGTCGAAGCCGGCGCGATGCCCGACACCGACGGCGTCTGGAAGACCACGCGCTTCGCGGATCCCAACGACCTGGCGCACGACATGCACGTGAACATCGTGACGTTCCAGCCCGGCGGTGTGATCCCGTTCCCGGAAACCCATGTCATGGAACACGGCCTGTACGTCCTGGAGGGCAAGGCCATGTACCTGCTCAACAACGACTGGGTGGAGGTGGAGGCAGGCGACTTCATGTGGCTGCGCGCCTTCTGCCCGCAGGCCTGCTACGCCGGCGGCCCGGGACAGTTCCGCTACCTGCTGTACAAGGACGTCAACCGCCAGATCCGCCTGACGTAG
- a CDS encoding VOC family protein, with product MLTIGTTVLGVNDVARATAFWCDALGYIPRDDGDETWVVLVPQKGDGARLALMLSETPVQSHPRLHLDLYADDQAAEVERLVELGAARVDWDSYPDDPDFIVLEDPDGNRFCVVDAAA from the coding sequence ATGCTGACGATCGGAACGACTGTCCTTGGCGTCAACGACGTCGCCCGCGCCACCGCCTTCTGGTGCGACGCCCTCGGCTATATACCGCGGGACGACGGTGATGAAACGTGGGTGGTGCTCGTCCCGCAAAAAGGCGACGGCGCCCGCCTCGCCCTCATGCTCAGTGAGACCCCGGTGCAATCCCATCCGCGCCTCCACCTTGATCTCTACGCCGATGACCAGGCCGCCGAGGTGGAGCGCCTCGTCGAGCTCGGTGCCGCCCGCGTGGACTGGGATTCGTATCCGGACGACCCGGACTTCATCGTGCTCGAAGACCCGGACGGAAACCGCTTCTGCGTTGTGGATGCGGCGGCCTGA
- a CDS encoding YegP family protein produces MAGYFELVDAPDGGYRIRLLDGTGALMALSVTFPTKRAAVAGVAQAREIAGTGLIRDCSKDAVKRPAQKRHARPARQAVKSTVGAGYGSPKSARQRVPAPQPAEVGAGVGG; encoded by the coding sequence ATGGCTGGATATTTCGAGTTGGTGGACGCTCCCGATGGCGGTTACAGGATCCGGCTGCTGGACGGGACGGGGGCGCTGATGGCGTTGTCCGTCACCTTCCCGACGAAGCGTGCAGCGGTTGCCGGAGTCGCCCAGGCCCGGGAGATTGCCGGTACCGGCCTGATCCGTGACTGCAGCAAGGACGCAGTAAAGCGGCCCGCGCAAAAGCGCCATGCCAGGCCCGCGCGTCAGGCGGTGAAGTCCACTGTTGGCGCCGGCTACGGCTCACCGAAGAGTGCCCGGCAGCGGGTGCCTGCTCCGCAGCCGGCCGAGGTTGGCGCGGGTGTCGGTGGATAA
- the aceB gene encoding malate synthase A: MAITVTDPRPIERAEEILTPKALAFVEELHKRFAGRRGELLAARKAKREQVARTGSLDFLPETKSVRDGDWKVAPAPAALQDRRVEMTGPASPAKMAINALNSGARVWLADLEDASTPTWGNVIDAILNLRDAATGTLSYTSPEGKEYRLRTDAPLAVVVARPRGWHMEERHLLLDGEPAVGALVDFGLHFFHIAKQLVLNGHGPYYYLPKMESHLEARLWNDVFVFAQDFLGLGQGTIRATVLIETIPAAFEMDEILYELRDHASGLNAGRWDYLFSIIKYFRDAGASFVLPDRATVAMTAPFMRAYTELLVKTCHHRGAFAMGGMAAVIPNRREPEVTAQAFEKVRADKTREANDGFDGSWVAHPDLVPVCQEVFDSVLGDRPNQLDKQRPEVSVTAGQLLDIASAEGQVTEAGLRLNLYVAVAYTAVWISGNGAVAIHNLMEDAATAEISRSQVWQQIRNEVVLADTGNKVTRELVTRILAEETEKLRGEVGEEAFARYYQPASTLIGEICLSEDYTDFLTTPAYELVG; this comes from the coding sequence ATGGCTATCACAGTCACAGACCCCCGGCCGATCGAGCGCGCGGAGGAGATTCTCACCCCGAAGGCCCTCGCGTTCGTGGAGGAGCTCCACAAGCGCTTCGCCGGCAGGCGCGGGGAGCTGCTCGCGGCCCGCAAGGCCAAGCGTGAGCAGGTGGCCCGGACCGGCAGCCTGGATTTCCTGCCGGAGACGAAGAGCGTGCGCGACGGCGACTGGAAGGTTGCGCCGGCACCGGCGGCACTGCAGGACCGCCGGGTTGAGATGACCGGGCCGGCTTCGCCGGCCAAGATGGCCATCAACGCCCTGAACTCCGGCGCCAGGGTGTGGCTCGCAGACCTTGAGGACGCCAGCACGCCAACGTGGGGCAACGTCATCGACGCCATCCTCAACCTCCGCGATGCCGCCACGGGAACGCTGAGCTACACCTCCCCCGAGGGCAAGGAATACCGGCTCCGCACCGACGCCCCGTTGGCCGTCGTCGTGGCCCGCCCCCGCGGCTGGCACATGGAGGAGCGGCACCTGCTGCTCGACGGCGAACCCGCCGTCGGCGCGCTGGTGGACTTCGGCCTGCACTTCTTCCATATCGCCAAGCAGCTGGTGCTCAACGGCCACGGCCCGTACTACTACCTGCCGAAGATGGAGAGCCACCTCGAGGCACGGCTGTGGAACGACGTGTTTGTCTTCGCCCAGGACTTCCTCGGCCTCGGCCAGGGCACCATCCGCGCCACCGTCCTGATCGAAACCATCCCCGCCGCGTTCGAGATGGACGAGATCCTCTACGAGCTGCGCGACCACGCCTCGGGCCTGAACGCCGGCCGCTGGGACTACCTGTTCAGCATCATCAAGTACTTCCGTGACGCCGGTGCCAGCTTCGTCCTGCCGGACCGCGCCACCGTGGCCATGACCGCGCCGTTCATGCGGGCCTACACGGAACTGTTGGTGAAGACCTGCCACCACCGGGGCGCCTTCGCGATGGGCGGCATGGCTGCGGTCATCCCCAACCGGCGTGAACCCGAGGTGACCGCGCAGGCCTTCGAGAAGGTCCGCGCGGACAAGACCCGCGAGGCGAACGACGGCTTCGATGGCTCGTGGGTGGCCCACCCGGACCTCGTGCCCGTGTGCCAGGAGGTCTTCGATTCCGTGCTCGGCGACCGGCCCAACCAGCTGGACAAGCAGCGCCCGGAGGTCTCGGTAACGGCCGGCCAGCTGCTGGACATCGCCTCCGCGGAAGGCCAGGTCACGGAAGCCGGCCTGCGCCTGAACCTCTATGTTGCGGTGGCCTACACCGCCGTCTGGATCTCCGGCAATGGCGCGGTGGCCATCCACAACCTGATGGAGGACGCCGCCACGGCGGAAATCTCCCGTTCGCAGGTCTGGCAGCAGATCCGCAACGAGGTGGTCCTCGCGGACACCGGCAACAAGGTCACCCGCGAACTGGTCACCCGGATCCTGGCCGAGGAAACCGAAAAGCTGCGCGGCGAGGTGGGCGAGGAAGCGTTCGCCCGCTACTACCAGCCCGCCAGCACCCTGATCGGCGAGATCTGCCTGTCCGAGGACTACACGGACTTCCTCACTACCCCCGCCTACGAACTGGTGGGCTGA
- a CDS encoding DUF6986 family protein, producing the protein MAVPETSLTAADLARIDGQLADTDRLLEQNYPGDDCSRQPVHTVYVPADRFTPSLAADWGTQALATAAAHGGLARLGSLLGQDADLAEAVASRVETKLGSEPIEDLRLDFEDGFGDRGDDAEDDAAVAAASAVAAAVSAGSAPPFIGIRFKCFEASTRARGLRTLDLFVSGLAAAGELPEGLVLTLPKVTTVAQVQAMDYAVSRLEEIHSLPAGRLRFEVQVETPQLILGPEGTSPVAQLPHAVPGRISGLHYGTYDYSASLQISAEYQSMEHPVADFAKEVMQLAVAGTGIRLSDGSTNIIPVGDNVENAWQLHGRLVRRSLERGFYQGWDLHPAQLPSRFAATYAFYRQGLTAAAARLRNYVEQTEGGVMDEPATARALAAFVLRGVQCGAVGADEVLALAGVGLPQLTGLAHPRLAHTTSK; encoded by the coding sequence ATGGCGGTACCCGAAACATCGCTGACCGCGGCGGACCTGGCCCGGATCGACGGGCAGTTGGCGGACACCGACCGGCTGCTCGAGCAGAACTACCCGGGCGACGACTGTTCCCGCCAGCCCGTCCACACCGTGTACGTTCCTGCTGACCGTTTCACGCCATCGCTTGCCGCCGACTGGGGAACCCAGGCGCTGGCGACGGCGGCCGCCCACGGCGGGCTGGCCCGGCTCGGTTCGCTGCTGGGCCAGGACGCCGACCTCGCCGAGGCAGTCGCCTCCCGGGTGGAGACGAAACTGGGCAGCGAGCCGATCGAGGACCTCCGGCTCGACTTCGAGGACGGGTTCGGGGACAGGGGCGACGACGCCGAGGACGACGCCGCGGTAGCCGCGGCGTCCGCCGTGGCCGCCGCAGTTTCGGCCGGCTCCGCGCCGCCGTTCATCGGGATCCGGTTCAAGTGCTTCGAGGCCTCCACCCGGGCCCGCGGGCTGCGCACCCTCGACCTGTTCGTCTCCGGCTTGGCCGCGGCCGGCGAACTGCCGGAGGGCCTGGTCCTGACCCTGCCCAAGGTCACCACCGTGGCGCAGGTTCAGGCCATGGACTACGCGGTCTCCCGCCTTGAGGAGATCCACTCGCTCCCGGCCGGCCGGCTCCGGTTCGAGGTGCAGGTGGAGACGCCGCAGCTCATCCTCGGCCCGGAGGGAACGTCCCCGGTGGCACAGCTGCCGCACGCCGTTCCGGGACGGATCAGCGGGCTGCACTACGGCACCTACGACTATTCCGCTTCCCTGCAGATCTCGGCGGAATACCAGTCGATGGAACACCCAGTGGCCGACTTCGCCAAGGAGGTCATGCAGCTGGCCGTGGCAGGTACCGGCATCCGGCTGTCCGACGGGTCCACCAACATCATTCCCGTGGGCGACAACGTGGAAAACGCCTGGCAGCTGCACGGCCGCCTGGTGCGCCGTTCCCTGGAGCGCGGTTTCTACCAGGGCTGGGACCTGCACCCGGCCCAGCTGCCCAGCCGCTTCGCGGCGACGTATGCCTTCTACCGCCAGGGCCTGACGGCCGCGGCGGCCCGGCTGCGGAACTACGTGGAGCAAACGGAAGGCGGCGTCATGGATGAGCCGGCCACGGCCCGCGCGCTTGCGGCGTTCGTGCTGCGCGGCGTCCAGTGCGGCGCGGTGGGTGCCGACGAGGTGCTGGCGCTTGCCGGCGTCGGACTCCCCCAACTCACCGGCCTGGCCCACCCAAGGCTGGCCCACACCACTTCGAAGTAA
- a CDS encoding zinc-dependent alcohol dehydrogenase, translating into MKALTWQGKRSVSVKEVPDPVIQEPADAIVRITSSAICGSDLHLYEVLGPYMHKDDVLGHEPMGIVEEVGSAVTNLAKGDRVVIPFNISCGHCYMCSQGLQSQCETSQVREKNSGAALYGYSELYGSIPGGQAEYLRVPFADYGPIKVGQELPDERYLFLSDILPTAWQAVKYADSPAGGTLAVFGLGPVGQFASRVGTYLGQRVIGVDPVPERREMAARHGVEVLDYAKGIADQLREMTGGRGPDAVVDAVGMEAHGSPVAGFAHQALRLLPDKVAQKAMETAGVDRLAVVHAAIDSVRRGGTVSLSGVYGGTASPMPLLTMFDKQIQLRMGQCNVRRWTDELLPLVEDDADPLGVMDLVTHTAGLAEAPKLYEKFQKKEDGCIKVVLRP; encoded by the coding sequence TTGAAGGCACTGACTTGGCAAGGCAAGCGCTCGGTGAGCGTAAAGGAAGTACCGGATCCCGTCATCCAGGAGCCCGCGGATGCGATCGTGAGGATCACGTCATCCGCGATCTGCGGCTCGGACCTCCACCTGTACGAGGTGCTTGGCCCCTACATGCACAAGGACGACGTGCTGGGCCACGAACCGATGGGCATTGTCGAGGAAGTGGGGAGCGCCGTCACCAACCTGGCCAAGGGGGACCGCGTGGTCATTCCCTTCAACATTTCCTGCGGCCACTGCTACATGTGCTCGCAGGGCCTGCAGTCGCAGTGCGAAACCAGCCAGGTCCGGGAAAAGAACTCCGGCGCCGCACTCTACGGCTACTCGGAGCTGTACGGCTCGATCCCCGGCGGCCAGGCGGAGTACCTGCGGGTGCCGTTCGCGGACTACGGCCCCATCAAGGTGGGGCAGGAGCTTCCGGACGAGCGCTACCTGTTCCTCTCGGACATCCTTCCCACCGCCTGGCAGGCCGTGAAATACGCCGACTCTCCGGCCGGCGGAACGCTGGCAGTCTTCGGGCTGGGGCCGGTGGGGCAGTTCGCCTCCCGGGTGGGCACCTACCTCGGCCAGCGGGTCATCGGTGTTGATCCGGTCCCGGAGCGCCGCGAGATGGCGGCGCGCCACGGCGTCGAGGTCCTGGATTATGCCAAGGGCATCGCGGACCAACTGCGGGAGATGACCGGCGGCCGGGGACCGGACGCCGTGGTTGACGCCGTCGGGATGGAAGCGCACGGATCACCGGTGGCGGGATTCGCCCACCAGGCGCTGCGCCTCCTTCCCGACAAGGTGGCGCAGAAGGCCATGGAAACCGCCGGCGTGGACCGGCTGGCTGTAGTTCACGCGGCCATCGACTCGGTCCGGCGCGGGGGCACGGTTTCCCTGAGCGGTGTCTACGGCGGCACGGCCAGCCCCATGCCGCTGCTCACCATGTTCGACAAGCAGATCCAGCTGCGGATGGGCCAGTGCAACGTCCGCCGGTGGACGGATGAACTGCTTCCGCTGGTGGAGGACGACGCCGATCCGCTGGGAGTGATGGATCTGGTCACCCATACTGCGGGGCTGGCCGAGGCGCCGAAACTCTATGAAAAGTTCCAGAAGAAAGAGGACGGCTGCATCAAAGTTGTCCTCAGACCCTGA
- a CDS encoding HAD family hydrolase yields MDGESEGQLPAGRRREKGVLFDVDGTLIDSAYIHTLAWWQAFRQSGFDVPMARIHRCVGMGGARLVDSLLPDPRDREVDEAILSAHSGVFGTYWPSLRAFDGARDLLAKCSQSGLAVALASSARQQDLEALRSALSADDFIDAATSSNDAENSKPEPDILVAALEVVGLEASGAVYVGDAVWDVMAASKLGIPTIALTCGGTSEAELRDVGAVEVYEGPRELLDDLGSSAIGKLLAG; encoded by the coding sequence GTGGATGGGGAGTCGGAGGGTCAGTTGCCAGCGGGGCGGCGCAGGGAGAAGGGTGTCCTGTTCGATGTTGACGGGACGCTCATCGACTCCGCCTACATCCATACCCTCGCCTGGTGGCAGGCGTTCCGCCAGTCCGGTTTCGATGTGCCCATGGCCCGGATCCACCGTTGCGTGGGGATGGGCGGGGCGCGCCTGGTGGACAGCTTGCTGCCGGACCCCCGGGACAGGGAGGTGGACGAGGCGATCCTGTCCGCCCATTCCGGGGTTTTCGGCACGTACTGGCCGTCGCTCCGTGCCTTCGACGGGGCCCGGGACCTGCTGGCCAAGTGTAGCCAGAGCGGCCTGGCGGTGGCTCTTGCCTCGTCCGCGAGGCAGCAGGATCTCGAGGCGTTGCGGTCCGCCCTCTCGGCGGATGACTTCATTGATGCCGCCACGAGCTCCAATGATGCGGAGAACAGCAAGCCTGAGCCGGACATCCTGGTGGCGGCGCTGGAGGTTGTTGGGCTTGAGGCTTCGGGGGCTGTCTATGTGGGGGATGCGGTGTGGGATGTCATGGCGGCCAGCAAGCTCGGCATCCCTACGATCGCCCTGACCTGCGGCGGCACCAGCGAGGCGGAATTGCGCGACGTGGGGGCCGTCGAGGTCTACGAGGGTCCGCGGGAGCTGCTGGACGACCTGGGAAGCAGCGCGATCGGAAAGCTGCTCGCCGGCTAG
- a CDS encoding glycoside hydrolase family 15 protein, producing MVRIEDYAVVGDLHTAALVSTEGSIDWLCLPRFDSPACFNALLDTPEAGRWLLAPAAGGGCTGRRYRRHTLILETEWETDAGAVRVIDFMPPRDEVADIVRIVVGLHGHVRMRSELAMRFDYGHIMPWVRRDSHGLHAIAGPDSAYLVTTAPLRGERMRTVSDFTVKAGERVPFVLTWAPSHVRRPRSVDAEEVLDSTERFWREWTDKCKVSGPYKDAVQRSLITLKALTYAPTGGIVAAVTTSLPEQLGGPRNWDYRFCWLRDATLTLQALLAAGYTSEAAAWRDWLLRAVAGDPADLQIMYGIHGERRLPELELPWLAGYENSRPVRVGNAAAGQLQLDVWGEVLDCLALTRNSLLKHTDEAWDVQVALMEYLEGAWDQPDNGLWEMRGPRRHFTHSKVMAWVAADRMVKGVRDSRLPGPADRWEALRDTIHAEVMENGFDASRNTFTQSYGRPELDASLLLIPRVGFLPPDDPRVIGTIEAIQRELTEDGFVLRYRPEESDDGLPGGEGVFLACSFWLVEALLGAGRRREATELFERLLSLRNDVGLLSEEWGVQSGRHLGNTPQAFSHFALVTSALELSERRPHRSDKPLASKAGTT from the coding sequence ATGGTACGCATTGAGGATTATGCAGTGGTCGGGGACCTGCACACGGCGGCCCTGGTCAGTACTGAAGGGTCGATTGACTGGCTGTGCCTGCCGCGGTTCGATTCGCCGGCCTGCTTCAACGCGCTCCTGGACACCCCCGAAGCCGGCCGCTGGCTCCTTGCCCCGGCAGCTGGAGGCGGCTGCACGGGGCGCCGCTACCGCCGGCACACCCTCATCCTGGAAACCGAGTGGGAGACTGACGCTGGCGCGGTCCGGGTTATCGACTTCATGCCGCCCCGCGACGAGGTGGCGGACATCGTGCGGATTGTGGTGGGGCTGCACGGACACGTCCGGATGAGAAGCGAGCTGGCCATGCGCTTCGACTACGGCCACATCATGCCCTGGGTGCGCCGGGACAGCCACGGTCTCCACGCGATCGCGGGACCTGATTCTGCCTACCTGGTGACCACCGCCCCGCTGCGCGGCGAACGCATGCGCACCGTCAGCGACTTCACCGTTAAAGCCGGCGAACGGGTGCCGTTCGTGCTGACCTGGGCGCCCAGCCATGTCCGGCGGCCCCGGTCCGTGGACGCCGAGGAAGTCCTGGACTCCACCGAACGGTTCTGGCGGGAATGGACGGATAAGTGCAAGGTATCCGGTCCGTACAAGGACGCCGTGCAGCGCTCGCTGATCACGCTCAAAGCCCTAACCTACGCGCCCACCGGAGGGATCGTTGCGGCCGTGACCACGTCGCTGCCGGAGCAGTTGGGCGGGCCGCGGAACTGGGACTACCGCTTCTGCTGGCTCCGCGATGCCACCCTGACGCTCCAGGCGCTGCTGGCCGCCGGCTACACCTCCGAGGCAGCAGCCTGGCGCGACTGGTTGCTGCGGGCCGTGGCGGGGGATCCGGCCGACCTGCAGATCATGTACGGAATCCACGGCGAACGCAGGCTGCCGGAACTGGAACTGCCCTGGCTGGCCGGCTATGAGAATTCGAGGCCGGTCAGGGTGGGCAACGCGGCTGCCGGCCAGCTGCAGCTGGATGTGTGGGGTGAGGTGCTGGACTGCCTTGCCCTGACCCGCAACTCGCTGCTGAAGCACACCGATGAAGCCTGGGACGTCCAGGTGGCGCTGATGGAATACCTTGAAGGCGCCTGGGACCAGCCGGACAACGGGCTGTGGGAGATGCGCGGCCCGCGGCGCCATTTCACCCATTCCAAAGTGATGGCGTGGGTGGCAGCGGACCGGATGGTCAAAGGGGTCCGGGATTCAAGGCTTCCCGGTCCCGCGGACCGCTGGGAGGCGCTCCGTGACACCATCCACGCCGAGGTCATGGAGAACGGCTTCGACGCCAGCCGGAACACCTTCACGCAGAGCTACGGCCGGCCCGAACTCGATGCCAGCCTGCTTCTCATTCCCCGCGTGGGCTTCCTCCCGCCCGACGACCCCCGGGTGATCGGCACCATCGAGGCCATCCAGCGCGAACTGACTGAGGACGGCTTTGTGCTCCGTTACCGGCCCGAGGAAAGCGACGACGGACTGCCGGGGGGTGAGGGGGTTTTCCTCGCCTGCTCCTTCTGGCTCGTCGAGGCGCTGCTTGGGGCGGGCCGGCGCAGGGAGGCCACGGAACTGTTTGAGCGGTTGCTGTCGCTGCGTAACGACGTCGGCCTGCTGAGTGAGGAGTGGGGCGTCCAAAGTGGACGGCACCTGGGGAACACCCCGCAGGCGTTCAGCCATTTCGCATTGGTGACCAGCGCCCTGGAACTAAGTGAGCGCCGGCCCCATCGAAGCGACAAGCCGCTCGCGTCAAAGGCCGGTACCACCTGA